A region of the Apium graveolens cultivar Ventura chromosome 6, ASM990537v1, whole genome shotgun sequence genome:
AGAAGCTTGTGCAATAGCACTCCAAGAAGAGCCCCTGATGCAGGTGTTAAACATCGTTACTAACATTCTTTTTCGAATTTAAATTTGGTCCTGAGGTCCCATTTAGTCGTCAGCATTTGGGTTACTAACATTCTTTTTCGAATTTAAATTTGGTCCTGAGGTCCCATTTAGTCGTCAGCGTTTGGGGCATATACCAAGCACTCCAAGAAGAGCCCCTGATGCAGGTGTTACTAACattctttttcaaatttaaatttggTCTGAGATCCCATTTAGTCGTCAACGTTTGGGGTATATATCGATTCAAGTTATATTCTAACAATTTTTATAGTAAAAgtgtaaaaaaattaaaattctagCCATCTCCGTCATTCTTTCTCTTTCCTGCCGGCTTTCATTTCTGAATGATAGCAGGCTTCCTTCAACAACTAAGTGATTACCTCAAAAACGCAAACACGCCACAATCTGCAAATCACGTAAATACGAGTGAGCATTCGTGTGTGTTGACATGGGCGTGACAGATATGATAACTAGAGTTGATGCTATATGCAAGAAGTATGACAAATACGATTTAGATAAGCAGAAACAAGTCAACATTGCTGCAGGTGCTTCTGATGATGCTTTTTTACGCCTTTACGCAGCTGTGGATGCTGACCTGCATCAATTTCTTCAGGTTCTACACATTTCACACATATTTTACACAACATACGATTCCCGTGTTCATTTTTACTCAGCGTGTGTTTGTGTAATATCGTAGAAGGGAGAGACCGTGGCATTGGAGACAAGGAGAGCAATAGCTGTAGCGATTAATGCTGAGATACGACGATCCAAGGCTCGTTTGCTTGAAGATATCCCTAAGTTACAGAGACTTGCTTTCAAAAAGGTTTATATGTTTCTCTGAGTGTGAATTTTAGGAGCCTCAGCATACTTGAAACTTATTTTAGACATTGAGTAGAATATTGCCTCAAAGATAGGTTCTAGTGATCCACTTTACGGCCTTAAAATGGGCTTTCGAACAGAGAAATGTGATATTAACATGATATAACGCTACACGATGTAGCGTTTTGGGCATTTTGCCTAAACGTTACACGATGTAGTGTTTTGATGTGACATTTTGAATCATTATTTTCAGAAGTGATATTTTGGACCATTTTTCACCCCAGAGTGACATTTAGGGCTACCGGCCTTAAAAATGGGCTTTCGAACAGAGAAATGTGACATGATTTATGATTTTACCTTATGTATAATTTACAAAAGGCCTGTTCAATGATCAAAACTCATGGCTTTGATGATCAATTTGTAGGTCAAGGGGCTGTCAAAGGAAGAGCTTGAGGCCCGAAGTGAATTGGTTATCGCGCTCAAGGAAAGGATTGAAGCCGTGCCTGATGGATCCACAGTTGCAACGAAACAAACTGGTGGTTTCACAGCTTCAGGCTCAAATGCTGGATTCATATTCAATTCAACTTCAGGTAATCTTCGCGTATGGCAACTGACTCGTACTCAGTCTTTTGCACAGTTAATAGTATTCATTCTTATCAACTGGTTGCTTCGACACAATGTCAGATGGGAAATTCGACAGTGACTACTTTCAGCATACTGAAGATACCAATGCTTTCAGGCAGGAATATGAGATGAGGAAGATGAAGCAAGTAatgtgattcatcttttgtatAAATGTAAATTTTGTTAAGGCTTAATGACCTTTTAAACCTCAAACTTTGCACCAATATACCCATCAGCCCATGTAGTTTATTACCGTACCTTTTTGCCCCTTAGGTACTGAAAACGTAACATTTTACCCTTAGACCGGCCGGTTTTCACCCGGTTTTCCCGGTCCAAGGGTAAAAAACACATTTTGGATACCCGAGTGCTGAAGAGGTACACAAAACTTCAGGGTTTTTGAGTACAGTGGCAAAGGTCATTAAGCCTTTTGTTAATCAAATTGTATGTTCCCTTTGGCACATCTACCTTTTAGAATGTTCTCGAGATCTATTGATTGGACTGCAGGATGAAGGTTTGGATGATATAGCAGAAGGGTTACATACATTGAAGAACATGGCACATGACATGAATGAGGTTTAAATCCTTACCGATCTTTCTCTTGAATTGAATCGCGGGGGCTGAGAGCAAAGAATACTGAACTTGTTCCATTTTACTCTGATTATCTTTGCAGGAACTGGATAGGCAAGTCCCTTTGATGGATGAAATTGATGATAAGGTCAGATATCATCAGCTTACAAGCTTCTTTTAGTCGACAAGCAGCCTTTTAGCGTCTGCTGcacgcgtgtgtgtgtgtgtgtgtgttgataaCGTTTCGTTTGTTTGACATGATTGCAGGTTGACAAAGCAAATTCTGAGCTAAGGAATGCTAATGTGCAGCTGAAGGATACCATTACAAAGGTTGATAAGATAGATGACACTTGACACTTCTCAGACCTTGAATGTATCCTTGACCCTTGAAATGTCATCTAAGTTGTTTGCAAATTTCTTGTTTTGTTCAGCTTAGATCAAGTCGCAACTTCTGCTGCGATGTCATCCTCTTGTGCATAATTCTGGGCATTGCTGCGTATTTGTACAAGTGAGTTCATCTCCTTTTTGGCGAGCTTTAGAAAAAAGTTCATTACATGAATTTCAAACCCAGTTACAGGAGATCATGCATTGATCATAGTAATCATAAGTGATTATGAAGTTTCTGAATTTTCTAATAGTTGTCTACTTCGCTCTGCAGTGTCCTCAAGTGAGCTTCATACAATGACAAACTTAAACTCCACTCCAACATATCTACATCACTATCTGTTTGCTGAGATTTCAACATTTCATTATCAAAATTGTCCGTTTAAGACAATGTTGAGTTGTAGCAAGAAGCTAAGACCTCGTTGATTTCAAATTATATAATCAATTATGTTATACTCCATAAAATTATGATTAGGAAGCAGCAGAAACTTGAAAACAACTGGCAAATGAGTATGTCATATCTTAAGAATTATGATTGGGCAGCAGTAGAAACTGAAAAAGAACAGGCCAATAATGTATATGTCTACGTTGTATACAAGTTCTAGTAACCATGTAACAGTTACATCCCCCAGTGTCCCTATTGTTCTTGATTATTCTAGTACGTGTATCTAGCTGTCAAAAGCTACTATCAGAAGCCATGATCTTCGAGGAACAATGCTATCGATCTATCTTAGTCTTGCTCTATACTGCCTTAAAAATACTTCATTGAAGAGTTTTCACCCTCAACACACTTCTATAAAGAGGTTTTCCTTCAGTTACATGGAGAGCTTATTCTCATCTTGGTAGATTAGCAGGCAGGAAGTGCATTGATCTTGGTTTTTCCCCATTTCTGTAAAAAAAACAATAAGGGGGAAGAGAGTGAGTGTGTGCACGcgcgcgcgcgtgtgtgtgtgagagagggGGGGGGGAGAGACCTTGATATATACACACTGACCACCAGCACTAGGTTTCAATGTGCCTGGGAAAAATGGCTTTACTCAGATAAACCTGTTGCATCTCGTCTCTCCATATCTGCAAGAGAAATGTTGATAATGCTGTCAGTGGCAATCATTTGTTTCAACACAAAAATATATAGGCTTGGAAAGAACATATGTATACATATTGTTAGCTTGGATCTGTCTATTAGAATTTCAGTTTAATTTAGTAAGGGAAAACATCACATACTGAATCACGAAATTCTAGTCGAATATGAGGCACATTGGTCCTGTGGATATCGTTTCCATCCGGTCCTCTCTTGTAGTACTCCTTCCCAATCCAATGAGACTGACAGGGAATTATCAGCACACAAATATAACTTAATTTAGTTAGAAAAGTAAAGGATCATTATAATAAGAAATCCTACATTTCTAAAATAATAAAATCCGAAGTGAGGATAAATCGGATCAAAAGTTGGTCAACATCCTAGAAGTACATAATCAAGTGCATAAGCAAACTTACAGAACACAGATGATCCTCAGAAATAGAAGCAGTAAGCATTAAACATTGAAAGAAAACTGGTTCTCCATGAAGAAGTAATTTTTATTAATTAGCTATGAAATACAGGATGACAAACAAAGATAAGCTTTCTTTCAATTTGTAAACCATCTTGATTTGGACTCTTAACACAGATTTCATGCAGTAAACATCGAACAAAACTGGCTCTAATACGAAGATTCACATTTTTACGATTAGGTTTTTGAAAACTCGATATCAACAAAAAAACAGCAGTAATGAACTCCCCAACTCGAATTTAAAATAGAAGCAGATAAAAGCTTTTACCTTTAACGCATGTGAGAAACCCGATTGGTAGACTGAATTACGGGCGATCTCGCATAAATCACATGAACTTAACTTCCATACCTGTAACAAGGAAGCACATAAACCCCACTAGTCTACTAACAACACTTACTAGAGTGCAACAGGGAATAGGGAGGTTACTTACCGAAGCTGCTATACTATATTCTTCAACAAGCGGTTCTTTCGTTAGATGGATCTGTAACGGATCATCAGTCGAAAGGGACACATTGAGTCCCCTTAAGAAGAACATAGGAAATGGGTTTCGATGATAATCCACAAACAAGGAGTTGTTACTCAGTGGAGACATTGCCAATCCAATCTAGTAACCATCATAATATTACACGCACGAGTAAGACATTGAAAAATATAATAATCAGGTCAAATGTAAGGCATTCCTTTTTACCTGGGCCAGATAGTATAAATATTGGAGAACAGGAGATTTTCTTAAATTGATTCCATGGGCGATATTATGACAAGTGAGAAATGTTGCAGCAAGGTGGTCAATATCACCGGCCTGAACACGAAAATGTACCTTTAATGAATTACACAAAATTGACTGCTAATAGAAAATAATCTGGATTATGGATTAAAAGGATACCTCCCCTGAATGTGGACGAAATCTAATGGTCGTCATCCCCTTTGATTCTCGGAGCTGAGATGAAAAAATTGGGCAAGGCAGAATTCAACCCATGAATCTAGGACAGTACAACTATCTTAAAAATAAGCTAGTTTACTGACAAAGTTCATGTATTTGACAATCCAGTGTGGTGCATTCTTAATCCTGAGCTAGTTAAGAATCATGATATGATCAAAGTTACACTGACGCATGCATAACAAAAACTTAAAATACATCAATACACACCTTGTTTAGTGTATAGAGGTTAGCATAAAAATAAT
Encoded here:
- the LOC141668914 gene encoding syntaxin-71-like, with the protein product MGVTDMITRVDAICKKYDKYDLDKQKQVNIAAGASDDAFLRLYAAVDADLHQFLQKGETVALETRRAIAVAINAEIRRSKARLLEDIPKLQRLAFKKVKGLSKEELEARSELVIALKERIEAVPDGSTVATKQTGGFTASGSNAGFIFNSTSDGKFDSDYFQHTEDTNAFRQEYEMRKMKQDEGLDDIAEGLHTLKNMAHDMNEELDRQVPLMDEIDDKVDKANSELRNANVQLKDTITKLRSSRNFCCDVILLCIILGIAAYLYNVLK